In Diaphorobacter ruginosibacter, the genomic stretch TCGGGATCGACTGCAGCCCTGCGAGGAAGAACAGGAAGTTGTAGGAGATCTGCTTCCAGACGGCCGCCATCACGATCAGCGCCATGGCCTGGTTCTCGTTCATGAGGAAGTTCCAGCTGTAGCCGATGCGCTCGAGGAAGTACGACACCACGCCAAGCGAGGGCGAGAACATGAACACCCACAGCACGCCGGCGATCACGGGGGCGACGGCGTAGGGCACGATCAGGAGCGTCTTGTAGACCATGGCGAAGCGCACGATGCGGTCCGCGAAGATCGCAAGAGCGAGCGAGATCGCAATGCCGACGCCCGCGACCAGCACCGAGAAGATGGCCGTGCGGTAGAAGGATTCGAGATAGGACTCATCCTGGAACAGCTGCGCGAAGTTCGCGAAACCCACCCATTCCTTGCTGAGGCCGAATGCGTCCTCCATCTGGAAGGACTGCAGGATGGCCTGCGCGGCAGGCCAGAAGAAGAAGACGCCGATGATGGCCATCTGCGGTAGCAGCAGCAACCAGGGGAGCCAGGCGGAGCGGAAAAGGACTCGTTTTTCCATATGCCTTCAAAAACCAAAAAAACCGCCGAGGCCCTCTTGGGGCCGCGGAGGCGTATGTGAAAGATGTGCGATGTGGGCCCTCGCGCCGCCCGGGGACGGCTTGAGGGATTCACGATGATGACTTACTTGCCCTTGTTGGCAGCTTCGAAGCGTGTCAGCAGTTCGTCGCCACGCTTGACGATGGAGTCCAGCGCTTCCTTGGCGGACTTCTTGCCGGCCCAGACCTGTTCGAGTTCTTCGTCCTCGATGGTACGGATCTGCACGTAGTTGCCCAGGCGGATGCCGCGCGAATTGTCCGTCACCTTGCGGATCATCTGGTTCACGGCGGTGTCGGTGCCGGGGTTCTTCTGGTAGAAGCCCGACTTTTCGGTCAGGTCGAACGATGCCATGGTCACAGGCAGGTAGCCCGTGCGCTGGTGGCTGGCCGCCTGCACCTTGGTCTGCGAGATGAACTCGAAGAACTTGGCGACGCCCTTGTACTCTTCGGCCTTCTTGCCGGCCATGACCCACAGCGAGCCGCCACCGATCACGGTGTTCTGCGGCGCACCCTTCACGTCCGGGTAGTAGGGCAGGTTGGAGATGCCGTAGGCGAACTTGGCGTTCTTCGCCACATCGCCGTAGAAGCCCGACGACGTCTGGATCATTGCGCACTCGCCCGACACGAACGATGCCTGCGGCAGCGAGCCACGGCCCTTGTAGACGAATTCACCCGCCTTGGCTGCCTTCTC encodes the following:
- the ugpA gene encoding sn-glycerol-3-phosphate ABC transporter permease UgpA, which encodes MEKRVLFRSAWLPWLLLLPQMAIIGVFFFWPAAQAILQSFQMEDAFGLSKEWVGFANFAQLFQDESYLESFYRTAIFSVLVAGVGIAISLALAIFADRIVRFAMVYKTLLIVPYAVAPVIAGVLWVFMFSPSLGVVSYFLERIGYSWNFLMNENQAMALIVMAAVWKQISYNFLFFLAGLQSIPKSLIEAASIDGAGPWRRFLNVQLPLLSPTTFFLLVINIVYAFFDTFGIIDATTHGGPGQSTTILVYKVYLDGFKALDLGGSAAQSVILMFIVIALTVVQFRYVEKKVQY